TTTTATCATTCATTGTGGTTTTCAAGGATTCAATAATCTTTGTAATCCGCTGAGTTACATCAGCCGTTTTCTTATCGATACCCTGGGAGGTGTTCGCCAAGCGTTCAAGTTGTTCTATAAGAGCGTAGGTAGATCTTTGGGTATCATTGTCAATACGCGAATTGCTGAGAAGGTGTTTGGCTTTTGAAAGGATGTCTGAATTCGGTGCATTGCCATTTAGAAGGTTAGAATGTATATCCTGAAGTGTATGGAGAAGTTTAGTGGGATTGAGGTTTTCCTTATGAAACGAATCAGTACGCCAGTGTGGCCTATTATGGCTATTACTATCAGATTTTTTTCTACTTCTCTTAGGGGCAAGTTCGATTCTTGGTACAGAAGATCTTTTTAAACGGTCTGCGTTATAGTGCATTAAGACTTATCTTTTTAATCGTTGAACATAGATGTTTATAGTAGTATTTTCGTCAAAAGATGACAAGATCTTTAGGTTTAAAGGAAAAAAGGGAGTTAAACCGGGGTTAGTGAACTTAAATTGAGTTCTTACTTTGGGCTACTTTAAGGATTAATGAAATTTGGTCGGCACTTATTTGGTATCTGCGGGATATTTCCTGAGTATTGAGACCCTCATTTGCGGCCCTGAGCACCAAATCATTAAAAGGGATTGTGGTTGAGGAGTTATGGCGTGTTTGGGCAGGCCTTGATTGAGAAAGACGACTAATTTCATCTTTAACTGTTGAGGTGGGTTGAATCGATTCCTCAGGACTATCTTGTTTAGATGGGTGCTGCAGTGGTGTTTTCTTTTTCTCCGCACAAAGGGATGATGAATTATTTATAGTGCAATCTTTTGATGCGTGGGCTGGTTTAAACTTGGCTATATAGATTTTGCTTCTGTTTTTTCTTTTTCTTCGTTTTGAAGTTAAAACTGTGAACAATAGTATAAATACACATAGTGAGGCAAGCAAAGCGAGCGCAACGAGTATCCAATCAAAGAGCGTTACTGGTTTGGGCAAAAAGGCAAAATGATCTGGAGGTTGTTGATTGAAACTCTGAGGTGCATTGGCGCGTATGGATACTAAGGTATCTTTTATTAAGCTAACTCTGCTTTCAAGTTGTTCAATAGATTTCCCCTGGCGTTTTCTGTTTTGTATTTGCACCTGGAGTGAATCAAGCTTGTAACGCAACTGGTGACGAATTTCCGGCTCAGGGGTGGCTTTAGCCGATGAGAGAACAGAAATAACCATCAAAAGCAGCAAAAAATAAACTTTCAGCAGCTTTTCTGATTCAATGAAAGCAATTATATTAAGGTTTTTCATAACTTATAAAATAAGATATATTCTGGTTGTCGTTATCGGCAAATCCGGGTATTTAGAATAGAAATACAAAGGTACAACATTATATAATATAACTATGGTACACATGCTTGTGCATATATGGTGTTGCGATCGGTTGATGTCTGTTGTATATTTTTAAACAATTTACTATTGTAAAAGGCGGAAAAATATGGCCAGATATACAGTATTTGTACAAGATCAACCGCTTAATATATATGAACTTCAAGAGCCCGTTATAACCATCGGGCGATTGCCTGATAATACCATCCCTATTTCAAATATGGGGGTATCCAGACGCCATGTGAAAATTGAACAAGATGTTGATGGCAGCTATACGGCAAGAGATCTGGATTCTTTAAATGGTACCTCAGTGAATGGAAATAAAATAAAGAAGGTAACACTCAAGCATGGGGATAAAATCGAGATAGGAAATTATACGATTCTGTATGAGTGTTTCGAACAATCTGAGCCGGTTTCTGCCCGGCAGGAAGAGAACATTGCTACAAACCCGGAATCTTTTAATGATATTAAAAAAAGCAGATCCGGTGATACTGCCAGGCCTGGTTCAACAACAGAAATAAATTTCAGGCCAGTGCAGGATGCCGATAATGAGCAGGATAGTGCTGTTTTAATTGAAATCTCTAAACGTTTGGTTTATAAATTAGACCGGGATTTTATAACCGTTGGTTCTGATGACCACGATGACATTTTTGCCGATGGTTTTATGGTAAATAAAAACTTTGCTCAAATAGAGCTGCTTGTTGATGGAAGCTATATCTCAGTAAATAAGCGGATGGGAAAACTAAAAGTAAACGGAAAAACTAAAAAGTCCCATCTTTTAAAACATAAGGACCGTATAGAAATAGGAAATAACACTTTTCGATACATGGAAAATGGATAACTCTGATGAAATATGCCATCATTTCTGACATACATGCTAATCTTGAAGCTTTGGAAGCTGTTTTTGAAGATATAGATAAAAATGAAACTATTGATGATGTACTATGCCTTGGTGATATCGTTGGCTATGGTGCTAATCCAAATGAGTGTATTGAATTAATAAAGCAGCGATGCCCTGTTTCTATTCTTGGTAATCATGATGCTGCTGCCGTTGATTTACTTTCAACTCAGCATTTCAATATCCATGCAAAAATTGCAATAGAGTGGACCACTAAAGAATTAAAACCCAAAAACAAAGAGTATCTTACCACTCTACCTTCCAAAAAAATTCTTGACCCAATAACGTTGGTACATTCAACACCCTATGAACCAAATATGTGGTATTACATCACCTCACTTGAAGAGGCTGCTTTCAATTACCAATATTTCGATACCTCTGCCTGTTTTATTGGGCATACGCATATACCTGTTATTATTGTGTTAAATAAGGATGATGAAGTGTATGTTCATCAGGGATCAAATTACCAGGTTAGTGGTGCGGAAAGAGTACTAATCAATGTGGGAAGTGTCGGACAGCCAAGAGACAGAAACCCCAATTCAAGTTATGGGATCTTTGATACCGACACAATGGAATTTTCTTTCAGGCGAGTTACTTATGATATAGAAAAAACTCAGGCTAAAATGAGAAAAATTAAAATGCCGGAGTTTTTGGCCAATCGCCTTGTTGAAGGAAGATAGTTGCCTGATCTGATTTGACCTACGTTATGACTACTGGTTAATTTCCCTCTTTTAAAAAAAAGCACTCCAGCCTCTTAAAGAGGACTGGAGATACTCAGAAAAGATCAGTCGTTTCCTTTAAACAGTTTCGAGAATGTCATCTTTTTGTGCGTTATCTGCCTGTTCACGATTCTGGTACTCCTGAAGAGAACGAGCATTTACCACTTTGTTTTTACGCTCTGATATTCCGTTCACTGCCGCATGAGCTGCTGCCAGTGTGGTGATATAGGGAATTTTGTGTTTGACTGCGGCTTTACGGATATAGGAATCATCGTATTGACTGGTTTTACCTACCGGGGTATTGATAATCAACTGAATTTCACCATTGGTAATCATGTCCAGGATATTAGGTCTTCCTTCATGAAGCTTATTTACCTGCTGACTTTCAATACCCTTTGAGCTTAGGTGCAGATGAGTGCCCCGGGTAGCAACAATACCAAAACCCATTTCCAGAAACTTTTTGCCTAATACATCTATATCGGTTGACTCGGAACCGGAAACACTTATAAGTACTTTTCCCTCAATAGGAAGGGCCTGATTTGCGCCCTCCTGGGCTTTAAAGAAGGCAAGGCCGAATTGCTTGTCTATACCAAGGACTTCACCGGTAGAACGCATTTCGGGGCCAAGTACCGGGTCTACTTCCGGAAACATATGGAAAGGGAATACCGCTTCTTTTACTCCATAATGTTCAATGGGTTCCTTTTTAAGCTCCAGATCTTTGATCTTCTTACCCATCATAAGCTCAGTAGCAATTTTTGCCATATTGAGGTTACACACTTTGGAAACCAGTGGTACAGTACGGGAAGCCCTGGGGTTAGCTTCAATTACATATACTGTATCTCCAGCAATTGCATACTGCATATTCATCAGTCCTATGACTTTTAACTCTTTGGCGATACTTTTAGTGTACTCGCAAATCTTATCAATTAGTTCCGGTTTGATACTTACAGGTGGTATAACACATGCTGAATCCCCCGAGTGTATGCCAGCTTGTTCAATATGCTCCATAACAGATGGAACAAAAACATCTTCACCATCACAAAGAGCATCAGCTTCGGCTTCGATCGCATTTTCCAAGAACTTATCGATAAGTATGGGGCGTTCCGGGGTAACATCTACAGCTAAATCCATGTACTTTTTTAACATATCGTCATCATGTACAATTTCCATTCCACGACCCCCAAGCACATAAGAGGGTCTCACCATAACAGGATACCCTATAGATTCAGCAACCGAGAGTGCCTCTTCCTGAGAAACAGCCATACCCGAAGGAGGCATTGGGATGTTTAATCTTTTCATCATCTGGTCGAAGCGATCGCGGTCTTCTGCCAAATCTATTATATCCGGAGGAGTGCCAAGAATCTTAACCCCTGCTTCTGCCAATTCGTTTGCCAGGTTTAAGGGGGTCTGACCACCAAATTGTACAACGACTCCATCAGGCTTTTCTGCATTATATATGTTAAGAACATTTTCTAATGTCAGGGGCTCAAAGTAGAGTCGATCAGAGGTGTCGTAATCTGTTGAAACCGTTTCCGGATTACAGTTTACCATCACTGTTTCATAGCCTAAGTCTCTTAACGCAAAAGCAGCATGAACACAGCAGTAATCAAACTCTATGCCCTGCCCGATACGATTGGGACCGCCACCTAGAATCATGACTTTAGGTTTTTTAGATATCTCAAGTTGTTGTGAAGTGTTTGTTGATGAGTAGTAGTAGGAAGCAGGAGTTTCGACTCCACTTACATTCACACAATCCCATCCCCTGGCAATAGCAAGAGATGTACACTTCTCACGTACTGCATTTTCTGAGCTATTTGTCAGTTTAGCAAGATATCGGTCACTAAAACCCCACTCTTTGGCTTGAGTAAGCTGTTCTTTGGTTATGCTCTCCAGGGTTTTGCCTGAGAGAAAACTCTCTTCAAAGTCGACCAGCTCTTTCATCTCCTGAATAAACCACTGTTTCACCTTGGTGATAGCGTGTATTTGATCGATACTGGCACCATTTCTGAGCGCTTCATACATTATGAAGTGTCTTTCGCTTGAAGGCTCTTTTAGCATATTTAATAACTCTTCAACAGGCAGGGTATTGAAATTTTTGGCAAAACCAAGCCCGTATCTGCTATTTTCCAGTGATCGGATAGCTTTCTGGAAAGCTTCTTTGTAGGTTTTTCCAATACTCATAACTTCGCCAACAGCTTTCATCTGAGTGCCAAGTTTATCATGAGAACCTTTGAATTTTTCAAAAGCCCAGCGAGCGAATTTTACCACGATATAATCACCGGAAGGTTCGTACTGGTCAAGAGTTACACCTTTCCAATATGGGATTTCATCCAGGGTTAAACCCACAGCCAGTTTGGCTGAGATTAGTGCAATTGGAAACCCGGTTGCCTTGGAAGCAAGAGCAGAGGAGCGTGAAGTGCGCGGATTTATCTCAATCACCGTAATACGATCTGTTACAGGATCATGGGCAAACTGTACATTCGTTCCCCCTATGACCTTCACCGATTCAACAATGTCATAGGCGTGCTTTTGCAGTCGTTTCTGGAGTTGGTCGCTAACAGTAAGCATTGGTGCAGTGCAAAATGAATCACCGGTATGGGTTCCCATAGGATCGACATTTTCAATGAAACAAACAGTGATCATTTTACCTTTTGAATCTCTTACAATCTCCAGTTCAAGCTCTTCCCAGCCAAGGACAGACTCTTCGATAAGCACCTGATTAATCATGCTGGCTGCGAGTCCGCGCCCGGCAACTGTTTTGAGTTCTTCTACATTGTAGACCAGTCCGCCACCGGTTCCCCCCATGGTATATGCTGGTCTGACAACTACAGGATAGCCAAGCTCACCTGCAACACGCAATGCCTCATCAACACTGTAAACTGCTTCGCTTTTTGGCATGTCAATCCCAAGATTCTCCATCATCTCCTTAAAGATGATTCGATCCTCACCTCTTTGAATGGCTTCAACATCTACTCCTATAATTTTAACACCATACTTTTTTAGTACCCCCTCATTTTCCAGCTGAAGCGAGAGGTTGAGACCGCTTTGCCCACCAAGATTAGGCAAAAGTGCGTCAGGGCGTTCTTTAGCGATTATTCGTTCGAGAGATTCAATGTTAAGTGGCTCAATATAGGTTGCATCAGCTATTGTGGGGTCGGTCATAATGGTCGCCGGATTTGAATTAACCAGCACAATTTCATAACCAAGAGATCTAAGGGCCTTACAGGCCTGGGTGCCAGAATAGTCAAACTCACAAGCCTGGCCAATAATTATCGGTCCTGAACCAATAATAAGAACTTTTTTTATGTCTTTACGCTTGGGCATGATTTAATACCGCCTTTCCAGCCTTTGAAGTAGTTTTATTATTACACGTCTTATTTCCATTTTCACATCCGGTCCAACAGTAGGTGCAGAGATTTTCTGCAGGGATGTTTATAGCCTCAATCATGTCGTCAAGACGCTGATATTTAAGGCTTGTTAAATTCATCTTTTTTCGAATTGTTTCTATCATCAAATGGTGGCGATCGGACTTTTCATCGGTATAATCTTCAATACGGTCTACCTTGCCACCTTCGATCTCTGTGATCACTTTTCTTGTTATAAACTCCATCTCAGATTTGGAGCGTGAGAAATTAAGGTACTTACATCCAAAAAGAATAGGAGGACAGGCCAGTCGCATATGGATTTCTTTGGCATTGTAATTATAGATGCGCTGTAATGTATCCTTTAGTTGAGTTCCTCTAACAATCGAATCATCACAGAACAGGATCGATTTGTTGCTTGTGAGTCGTTTTATAGGAATCAGTTTCATCTTGGCAACCAATTCACGCACAGACTGATTCTGAGGCATAAAGCTACGGGCCCATGTTGGAGTATATTTTACAAAGGGTCTGCTATAGGGGATTCGTGCTTTTTGGGCATATCCAAGGGCGTGTGCAATACCTGAATCAGGTATTCCGGCAGCAAAATCAACATCGATATTATCTCTTTGGGCAAGTGCTGCACCACAACGGTATCTTGAGTGCTCTACGTTTATCCCTTCATAGTCTGATGCTGGATAGCCATAGTAGATCCACAAGAAAGAACACATTTGCATCTGATTGCCGGGTTTAACTTTTTGCTCAACACCATCAGGAGAGATAAAGACCACTTCACCTGGTCCAAGCTCATAATATTCTTCATAGCCAAGATTTGAAAAGGCGCAGCTTTCCATGGTTACTGCGTACCCGTTCTCACCTTTTCCGATCATAACAGGGGTACGGCCAAGCTTGTCTCTTGCTGCATAAATTCCCTTTTGAGTGAGAATAAGCATCGATGAGGAGCCTTCAATAAGATTGTGGGCGTTTACAATTCCCTCTTCAAAACTTTCCTGCTGATTAATGAGCATAGCGGTAAGCTCAGTAGGATTCAATTCATTGCCGCTCATTTCTGAAAAATGAACGAATCTCCTGTCGAAAGCTTTTTGGGCAAGGAGGGAAAGATTGTGAACATGGCCAACAGTAATAATACCATACGTACCAAGGTGTGATCCAATGATCAAGGGCTGATCTTCATAGTCACTAATAACGCCTATACCATATTTTCCACTAAGCTTGGAGAGGTCGCTGTCAAATTTACTTCTGAACTGAGCGTTGGATATATCATGGATCACTCTTGAATGTTGTTCCCCATCGCAAACAACAAGCCCGGCCCTGCGGGTGCCGAGGTGGCTGTGATAATCAGTTCCGTAGAAAAGGTGCGTTATACATTCTTCCTCTGTTTCTGAAATAACTCCGAAAAAACCGCTCATTAAAAAATCTCCCTGATTGTTTAGCTTATAAACAGCAATTTAGTGGAAAAGTTAGGGTCACTGGTAAGGTTTACACCTATTTTTCTCAAACCTGCCTCATCACCCGGGGTAGGAATATGGGTCATGTGCACTTCACAGTTTCTTAACTCTTTGAGTTTTGTGAGTGCCATTTCAGCCGCCGGGTTAGAGATAGCACTTATACCAAGGGCTATCAATGTTTCGTCAAGATCAAGACTGACCTTTTTACCTTCAAGTATATATTTTTTTAATCTTGCAAGTGATTCTGTTATATTAGGTGGCAAAAGATGCATCTCTTCGGGAATGCCAGCAATGTGTTTTGTGGCGTTTAATACCAGGCTTGAAGCCGCATGCATCAGCGGGGAGTTCGACCCTGTTATTATTGTGCCGTCCATAAGCTCTATTGCCGCGCCACAATAGATCCCCTCATTCCCTTTTCCCTTATGCTTTGCCTCGACAGCAGCTTCTCGTGCCGGAAGCACAACAGAGCGCTGTTCTATCTCTGCGCCCAAGTCGCTAAGTATTAGTTCTATTCTCTGCTGTGTTTCTATTTCTACAAGACCAATCGCGTATTCACAAGCACTTCTAAAATACCTTCTGATAATCTCCTGTTTTGCAGCTTCTCTTACTACCGAATCATCGGTTATTCCAAAAGCTACCCTGTTTACACCCATATCAGTTGGAGAGCGATAGATGGATGGTTTACCTGTAATGCGCTCAATGATTCGTTTCAGGAGCGGAAATGCTTCAGTGTCTCTGTTATAATTAACCGCAACATTTCCGTATGCTTCAAGGTGGAAATGATCGATCAGGTTTACATCTTTAAGGTCGGCGGTCGCGCTTTCGTAGGCAACATTTACTTCATGCTTCAGCGAGAGATTCCATACTGGAAATGTTTCAAACTTTGCGTAACCGCTTTCTATACCACGCTTATGGTCATGATACAACTGAGAGAGGCATGTAGCAAGTTTCCCGCTTCCAGGTCCCGGGCCTGTTACCACAACAATCGGTTTTGTCGTTTCTATATAGGCATTTGACCCATACCCTTCCTGGCTCACGATGGTTTCAACATCTCCAGGGTAACCTTTTGTGAATCCATGGGTGAAGACTTTTACACCACGTCTCTCAAGTTTGCTTTTAAATGCCTTTGCAGCAGCTTGTTTCTCGTATCGGGTGATAACTATCGCTGCTACGTTTATATCCCATTCACTAAGATCATCGATAAGCTTGAGTGCGTCAGAATCGTACGTGATGCCAAAATCGGCTCTGATCTTTTTCCGTTCGATGTCTCCAGCATAAATACATAGTATAACCTCAGCATTGTCTTTTAGCTTCTGCAACAGACGCATTTTAACATTGGGGTCAAAACCAGGAAGAACTCTGGCAGCATGGTAATCGTAGAGAAGTTTACCGCCAAATTCAAGATAAAGCTTGTTTTGAAACAAGCTTACACGTTCTTTAATTGCGTTTAGTTGTTGTTCAAGATACTTTTCGTTGTCAAATCCAACAGGGTGTGGCATTGAGAAAATGATTCCTTCTCTGAAAAAAGTGATAACTGCTGCCAATCAACTCCACATTAACCGTCTGCTCTCAACAAACCTTTTACTATCAACTCGTGAACCGCTACCCGATTCATCATAGCGCTGCAGAGATTTAACGGAAAATCCGGTGCGCTCAAGTGAATCAATCCCACTTATCGCAGCCTGTGCACCCTCCAGAGTCGTTATGTAGGGAATGCCCTGGCTAATAGCAGCACTGCGGATAGGTTTGGAATCTATTTGGGATTTTCTTCCAGCGGGAACATTAATTATAAAATCGACATCCCCGCCCTTTATAAGATCCACAATATCTGGTTTCCCTTCACCGATTTTTGGAATCATCTTGGCATTTATCCCATTGGAACTTAATACACGCCACGTTCCTTCAGAAGCATAGATTTTAAACCCCATGGCTGCAACA
This portion of the Chitinispirillales bacterium ANBcel5 genome encodes:
- a CDS encoding amidophosphoribosyltransferase, with the translated sequence MSGFFGVISETEEECITHLFYGTDYHSHLGTRRAGLVVCDGEQHSRVIHDISNAQFRSKFDSDLSKLSGKYGIGVISDYEDQPLIIGSHLGTYGIITVGHVHNLSLLAQKAFDRRFVHFSEMSGNELNPTELTAMLINQQESFEEGIVNAHNLIEGSSSMLILTQKGIYAARDKLGRTPVMIGKGENGYAVTMESCAFSNLGYEEYYELGPGEVVFISPDGVEQKVKPGNQMQMCSFLWIYYGYPASDYEGINVEHSRYRCGAALAQRDNIDVDFAAGIPDSGIAHALGYAQKARIPYSRPFVKYTPTWARSFMPQNQSVRELVAKMKLIPIKRLTSNKSILFCDDSIVRGTQLKDTLQRIYNYNAKEIHMRLACPPILFGCKYLNFSRSKSEMEFITRKVITEIEGGKVDRIEDYTDEKSDRHHLMIETIRKKMNLTSLKYQRLDDMIEAINIPAENLCTYCWTGCENGNKTCNNKTTSKAGKAVLNHAQA
- the carB gene encoding carbamoyl-phosphate synthase large subunit → MPKRKDIKKVLIIGSGPIIIGQACEFDYSGTQACKALRSLGYEIVLVNSNPATIMTDPTIADATYIEPLNIESLERIIAKERPDALLPNLGGQSGLNLSLQLENEGVLKKYGVKIIGVDVEAIQRGEDRIIFKEMMENLGIDMPKSEAVYSVDEALRVAGELGYPVVVRPAYTMGGTGGGLVYNVEELKTVAGRGLAASMINQVLIEESVLGWEELELEIVRDSKGKMITVCFIENVDPMGTHTGDSFCTAPMLTVSDQLQKRLQKHAYDIVESVKVIGGTNVQFAHDPVTDRITVIEINPRTSRSSALASKATGFPIALISAKLAVGLTLDEIPYWKGVTLDQYEPSGDYIVVKFARWAFEKFKGSHDKLGTQMKAVGEVMSIGKTYKEAFQKAIRSLENSRYGLGFAKNFNTLPVEELLNMLKEPSSERHFIMYEALRNGASIDQIHAITKVKQWFIQEMKELVDFEESFLSGKTLESITKEQLTQAKEWGFSDRYLAKLTNSSENAVREKCTSLAIARGWDCVNVSGVETPASYYYSSTNTSQQLEISKKPKVMILGGGPNRIGQGIEFDYCCVHAAFALRDLGYETVMVNCNPETVSTDYDTSDRLYFEPLTLENVLNIYNAEKPDGVVVQFGGQTPLNLANELAEAGVKILGTPPDIIDLAEDRDRFDQMMKRLNIPMPPSGMAVSQEEALSVAESIGYPVMVRPSYVLGGRGMEIVHDDDMLKKYMDLAVDVTPERPILIDKFLENAIEAEADALCDGEDVFVPSVMEHIEQAGIHSGDSACVIPPVSIKPELIDKICEYTKSIAKELKVIGLMNMQYAIAGDTVYVIEANPRASRTVPLVSKVCNLNMAKIATELMMGKKIKDLELKKEPIEHYGVKEAVFPFHMFPEVDPVLGPEMRSTGEVLGIDKQFGLAFFKAQEGANQALPIEGKVLISVSGSESTDIDVLGKKFLEMGFGIVATRGTHLHLSSKGIESQQVNKLHEGRPNILDMITNGEIQLIINTPVGKTSQYDDSYIRKAAVKHKIPYITTLAAAHAAVNGISERKNKVVNARSLQEYQNREQADNAQKDDILETV
- a CDS encoding FHA domain-containing protein gives rise to the protein MARYTVFVQDQPLNIYELQEPVITIGRLPDNTIPISNMGVSRRHVKIEQDVDGSYTARDLDSLNGTSVNGNKIKKVTLKHGDKIEIGNYTILYECFEQSEPVSARQEENIATNPESFNDIKKSRSGDTARPGSTTEINFRPVQDADNEQDSAVLIEISKRLVYKLDRDFITVGSDDHDDIFADGFMVNKNFAQIELLVDGSYISVNKRMGKLKVNGKTKKSHLLKHKDRIEIGNNTFRYMENG
- a CDS encoding DUF1846 domain-containing protein, whose translation is MPHPVGFDNEKYLEQQLNAIKERVSLFQNKLYLEFGGKLLYDYHAARVLPGFDPNVKMRLLQKLKDNAEVILCIYAGDIERKKIRADFGITYDSDALKLIDDLSEWDINVAAIVITRYEKQAAAKAFKSKLERRGVKVFTHGFTKGYPGDVETIVSQEGYGSNAYIETTKPIVVVTGPGPGSGKLATCLSQLYHDHKRGIESGYAKFETFPVWNLSLKHEVNVAYESATADLKDVNLIDHFHLEAYGNVAVNYNRDTEAFPLLKRIIERITGKPSIYRSPTDMGVNRVAFGITDDSVVREAAKQEIIRRYFRSACEYAIGLVEIETQQRIELILSDLGAEIEQRSVVLPAREAAVEAKHKGKGNEGIYCGAAIELMDGTIITGSNSPLMHAASSLVLNATKHIAGIPEEMHLLPPNITESLARLKKYILEGKKVSLDLDETLIALGISAISNPAAEMALTKLKELRNCEVHMTHIPTPGDEAGLRKIGVNLTSDPNFSTKLLFIS
- a CDS encoding metallophosphoesterase family protein — translated: MKYAIISDIHANLEALEAVFEDIDKNETIDDVLCLGDIVGYGANPNECIELIKQRCPVSILGNHDAAAVDLLSTQHFNIHAKIAIEWTTKELKPKNKEYLTTLPSKKILDPITLVHSTPYEPNMWYYITSLEEAAFNYQYFDTSACFIGHTHIPVIIVLNKDDEVYVHQGSNYQVSGAERVLINVGSVGQPRDRNPNSSYGIFDTDTMEFSFRRVTYDIEKTQAKMRKIKMPEFLANRLVEGR